Below is a genomic region from Deltaproteobacteria bacterium.
GTGAAAAGGTTCAATGTCGCTGTATTGCCAGGGGACGGCATAGGCCCGGAGATCGTCGCAGAGGCGCTCAAGGTCCTCAAGGCCGTCGGTTCGAGGTTCGGGGCGGAGTTCAATCTGACCGAGGCCCTCGTGGGTGGCGCGTCCATCGACGCCAACGGCGTGCCGCTTACGGATGAAGTGCTGAGCATCGCCCTCGGGAGCGACGCCGTTCTTCTGGGTGCGGTCGGCGGCCCAAAATGGGAGGGGCTCGATTATTCCGTAAGGCCCGAGAGGGCGCTTCTTGCCTTGAGAAAAGAGCTCGGCCTATTCGCAAACTTGAGGCCCGCGAGGATATACAAGGAGCTCATAGAGGCGTCGACCCTCAAGCCCGAGGTAATAGAGGGCGTGGACCTCGTCGTGGTAAGGGAGCTTACCGGCGGGCTTTATTTCGGCTCGCCGAGGGGTGTCGAGAAGCTTCCGGACGGGACCGAGCGTGGCGTTAACACGATGGTCTATACTACCTCTGAAATAGAGAGGATAGCACGGGTGGGGTTCGAGGTCGCAAGGAAGCGGAGTAAGAAGCTCTGCAGCGTCGACAAGGCCAACGTCCTCGAGGCTACCGAGCTCTGGAGGAAGGTGGTCGTAAGGGTGTCGAAGGATTACCCGGATGTTGAACTGAGCCACATGTACGTAGATAACTGCTCCATGCAGCTCATAAGGAACCCCAGGCAGTTCGACGTTATCGTGACCGAGAACACCTTCGGCGACATACTTTCTGACGAAGCTTCGATGCTTACCGGCTCCATCGGGATGCTGCCTTCCGCGAGCCTCGGCTCGGGAAAGGGGAGGGCCATGTACGAGCCCATACACGGGAGCGCACCGGACATAGCCGGAAAGGGCATGGCGAACCCCATTGCGACCATACTATCCGCGTCCATGATGCTCCGCTACTCCTTTGACATGAACGAGGCCGCTGACTCGATCGACATGGCTGTCGAGAAGGTCCTAAGGAAAAACCTCCGGACCGCCGATATCATGCAGCCCGGCATGACCCGCGTAAGCTGCTCCGAGATGGGAGAGGCTGTATTGAAGGAGCTTTGATTTATGGCAACCTCTAAATGATCTTTTCCCCGGACTCTGCGTCAGGCGGGAATAAAAATGCTCACATATTGACATATATGTTCCGCTTTTTATTCCCGGCCTTCCTTGTTTGCGGGAAAAATCTCTAATTTATAGAGGTTTCCTTATTTGGTATTAACAAAAAAAGCCCTGCCGTTTGGCAGGGCTTTTTTAATTTCAAAAGAGCATTCTTTAAACCCAGTGATCTCATCGACCCAGCCAGTCCCTGATTATAATGGACGCCCCTCTCTTATCCAGCGGCTCGTTATTATTGCCGCACCTCGGGTCCTGAGTGCAGGACGGGCAGGCCACCTCGCAGGGGCAGTCCTCCATGAGGTCAAGGGCCGAGGCTAGCCAGTTCCTCAGGCAATCGAAACCCCTCCGGGTAAGTCCCACCCCGCCCTCGTGGCCGTCATAGACGAATATCGCGGGGCTCTGAAGCTCCGGGTTCATGGTGTAGCTCACTCCGCCGAGGTCCATCCTGTCGCAGAGGGCATATAGAGGGAGCGCCGCTATCATCGCGTGCTCGGCGGCATGGAGAGCGCCGCCTATGCTGAACCCGCTATCGCGCACTTCTTCAAGAACGCTTCCGCCGACCTTCATCCAGACTCCCTTGGTAGTGAATACCGAGGGCGGCAGGTCGAGCGGGAACTCGCCCATCGGGGCCTCGGTGAATATGTGCTTTTTCCTGTATCCGAGCACCCTTTCAGTGATTCTCAATGTGCCGAACTTAACGAGCGCGTTCCTCAAGGGCATCGAGTCGTCCTCGGAGAGTATCTCGGATTCCTCCTCGGTCATGGGCCGCGTGTAATAGGCTATCTCGCCAGCCGGCCTGCAGACGGCCACACGGTCGCGCATGTCGAGAGTGACGACCCTGTACTGGAGGCCCTTGTGGAGGTATATCGCGCCGGGATGGAGGTCATAGAGGACCCTCGTCGAGCTTGACTCGCCAAGCAGGCCGCCGCCGTCTTTAATAATAGCGTAGGCCTCTCCGGCCTCCCGTATGGAGGTCTCCATCTGGGGCCGCCTTTTCCTGGCGAACCATACGTCGAGCCTGCCGCGCCTGAGCTTGCCTTCGGATTGCAGTTCCTCGAGGACAGGCTCAAGTCTCGCCATATCATAGACCTGGTCGTCGCCCCTTAGATACCGCTCCGATGCCGCGGATAGGAGATGCGATTTTACTATGGGC
It encodes:
- the leuB gene encoding 3-isopropylmalate dehydrogenase, whose protein sequence is MKRFNVAVLPGDGIGPEIVAEALKVLKAVGSRFGAEFNLTEALVGGASIDANGVPLTDEVLSIALGSDAVLLGAVGGPKWEGLDYSVRPERALLALRKELGLFANLRPARIYKELIEASTLKPEVIEGVDLVVVRELTGGLYFGSPRGVEKLPDGTERGVNTMVYTTSEIERIARVGFEVARKRSKKLCSVDKANVLEATELWRKVVVRVSKDYPDVELSHMYVDNCSMQLIRNPRQFDVIVTENTFGDILSDEASMLTGSIGMLPSASLGSGKGRAMYEPIHGSAPDIAGKGMANPIATILSASMMLRYSFDMNEAADSIDMAVEKVLRKNLRTADIMQPGMTRVSCSEMGEAVLKEL